The genome window ATCAATATCTTGTCCGAGGGGAGTAAGATGATTTCCCTGTAACGTTAGGGTAGAAACCATGTTAGGAAAAAGTTGGCTTAAAATGGGTTGTAGTGTTAAAGTTTGGTCAATGTTATCGTTACTAAATTTCACCAACAAATTACGACGGGTTGAATAGTTATCTTTTACGATAGTTTGGGTTTCTTCTGGAGAAGGGGTAAACTCAAATTGTACATTAGGGTCAATTTTCCAATTAGTTTTTATATTATCAGTGATAGATGGAATAATTTGATCCATAAAAGGAATTGCTTTTTGGAGGGGGTAATTATTAAATGAAATAAGAATATTTCCCGCTCTTTCTACTTCAAATAAACTACTAATTAAAAGATGTAATTTACATCCCATACTATGGCCCATACCGTAGATAGGTAAATATTTTAAATCTAGTCCCGTGTTATTGTCTAATCTTTGTAAAAGATTTTCAAATTTGTTCAACACATAAAGAGCTATACTTTTATGGTCTAATGTGTTTATAAAAGGAGTCGCAATAATCAAATATCCTTGAGATGCAAGTTTTTCTAATAGCCAACGATAGGTAATATGAGGTGCTGTGGCCACAAAAGCACCCCCAAGAAAATGTATAATACCGATGGGTTGTGATGGGGTTAACACCCAGTTACCATTTCTTTCTTGCCATTCCATGGAAATATGTTCTAATTTTTGTTATCTTCTAAAGCTATAACCATTATAATCTCATTTAAAAGTGTTGGTTTTCTTACCTCTTCGTTATTAACTGTTGTCTTATGTCTTGTGATGGAAAATGACGGTTAATTATTTGTCTGAAATTTTTAAGAATAATAATTCTTTATGACTCTTTATTCGTAATGTTTTTACTATATATTTTAAATGTTTTCTATTTTTATCCTTACCTATAACGAGGAAATTGATATTGCTGATTGTATAAAATCAGCTTCTGAATGTGATGACATTATTGTAGTTGATTCTTTTAGTAATGATAAAACTATGGAAATCGCTTCACAATTCCCTGTCAAGATTTTTCAACACGCTTTTGAATCCCATGGCAAACAAAGAAATTGGATGTTAGAAAACATTGAAACTAAATATAATTGGGTATATCTATTGGAAGCGGATGAAAGATTTACCCCTGAGTTATTTAATGAATGTTTAGAAGCTGTTAAAAGTAGCGAATATGTAGGCTATTATGTGGCTGAAAAGATGATGTTTTTGGGTAGTTGGATAAAGTATAGTAGCCAGTATCCTCGTCATCAAATGCGTTTGTTTAAAAAAGGAAAGGTTTCTTTTATTGATTTTGGACACGCAGAAAGGGAGGTTTGTGAGGGAGAAGCAGGATATTTGAAAAATATTTATCCTCATTATACTTGCAGTAAGGGATTGAGTCGTTGGTTAGAAAAACATAACCGTTATTCTACGGATGAGGCTATAGAAAGTATTAAACAAAGGGGAGTAAATAAAATTAGATGGAAAGATTTGTTTTTTGGGGAAACGGAGGTAATCCGCCGTCGGGCTTTGAAGGATTTATCTTTTAGGATTCCTTTTAGACCTTTTTTTCGTTGGTTTTATATGTATTTTATTCTTAGGGGTTTTTTGGATGGAAAAGCTGGTTTTGCTTGGTGTGTTTTGCAGAGTTTTTACGAATATTTTATTATTTTGAAGGTTGAGGAGTTGAAACAGAAGGATTAGGCTTTTTTATTTCATTTAGCTATTATTTTTAATTAAAGCATTTTAACTTAATCCCTAATATTTATAAAATAATCTAGCGCACCTTAGTTGTTAATGGTAATTTTTGTTTTATATTTTTTAGGAATGTTGAGAGGTTTTTTCTCTGCTTTTTCTACTGAATGATTATTAATTGTTGGGCTAATTTGATTTAGAAAGTAGTTTAGTTTTTCTTGGATGATAGAATCAGTTTCGTTATTTTTCATGATTAATAAATAGTCAATCATGTATTGAGTCTGAGAAATATTTAGTTTACCTGTTTCCCATCGATTAATTAGTTGATTGAGTCCATATAATCTTTTGAGGGGAGATTCGGCAATTAGATGGTTAATATTTTGTTCAAAGGTTTCTTTTTGGTTGTTTTTTTGTTGATAAAAGTACCAACCCAAAAGGGCAAAAGTGCCACTACTGATTAATCCTTGGAAGATAATGGCTGTAGCTAACCAATGACTATCTATTTCTAACCAAAGTTTAGCACTAAGATAAAGAGCGATCGCCCCTAAACCACTTCCTGCCACCGCCAAGGTAAAACGACGATTATGGGAAGGAAAAAAACGGGAAAATACCTGAAGAGCAGAAAAAGAAACTCCCTGATAATTATAGATAAAAAACAACAGGGCGATCGCCCCTAAACTAGAAAAAATTAAACCCTTATCACCCACCACCATCATTAAACCAACCAAAAACCAACATAGACGACGATAAGTTTTTGGGGTGTATGTAGCACTCAAACCATGAGAAACTTGAGTAAATAATCTTCGAGAAAAATAAAAATTAGACCTTTTAGCCTTCACCATAACATCAAAAACAGTGGCAACAACCAGCCTCCCTTCAGAATAATAATCCTAGCACTAATCCATCATCATCAAAACCTTTTTTTTAGGCAAAAAAAGAGCAAACTTTGGTTCAGTAAGTAACTTTAATATAAAATGAAGTCCAGAAGCAAATAAATAAAACAAATAAAATGAACTCAGGAATCGATTTACAAGGAAGTTTTATAACCTCCCTCATCGACTTAGGATTGTCCCCAGAGTTAGCCAAAACCCTCTGGATACCACTCCCCCTAGTCTTGATGATTATCGGTGCAACCGTGGGAGTATTAGTAACCGTATGGTTAGAAAGAAAAATCTCCGCCGCAGCCCAACAAAGAATTGGTCCGGAATACGCAGGCCCTTTGGGCGTATTACAACCTGTCGCCGACGGTATTAAATTAGTTTTTAAAGAAGATATTACCCCAGCCAAAGCAGATCCATTATTATTTACCTTAGGGCCTGCAGTGGTAGTAATTCCAGTATTTTTATCATATTTAATTGTACCCTTCGGACAAAACCTCGTCATCACCGACTTAAACGTTGGTATCTTTATCTGGATTTCCCTTTCCAGTATTGCCCCTATCGGTTTACTAATGGCAGGTTACTCCTCCAACAACAAATACTCCCTATTAGGAGGTTTAAGGGCAGCCGCCCAATCCATCAGCTACGAAATTCCTCTTGCTCTTGCCGTCCTTGCCGTGGTAATGATGTCTAATAGTCTTAGTACCATCGACATTGTCGAACAACAGTCAGGGTATGGTATCTTGGGATGGAATATCTGGCGCCAACCCGTGGGCTTCCTTATCTTTTGGGTAGCAGCCTTGGCTGAATGTGAGCGTTTACCCTTCGACTTACCCGAAGCAGAAGAAGAATTAGTAGCAGGGTATCAAACCGAATATACAGGGATGAAATTTGCCCTCTTTTACGTGGGGTCCTATGTTAACCTCGTGTTATCAGCCCTCATTGTAGCCGTGCTTTATTTAGGAGGTTGGGACTTTCCTATTCCTATCCAAAACCTAGCTAGTTGGTTAGGAGTAAGCGAAACTACCCCTTGGTTACAGGTACTTACCGCTGCCCTTGGTATTTCCATGACAGTATTAAAAGCATACTTTTTAGTCTTTATTGCTGTATTATTACGTTGGACAGTACCTAGGGTCAGAATTGACCAATTACTCGACTTAGGCTGGAAATTTTTATTACCCGTAGCTTTAGTTAATCTATTGCTTACCGCCGCCCTAAAACTAACCTTCCCCATTGCCTTTGGAGGATAAGGATAAAATTTATACACTGGGCGAACAAACGTTCGCCCTAACTCTCAATTATCCATTATCAATTACTTTCCACCCTCATTGATTGATTAAAAACTGGTGACATCATCATTATCCTTTTTCCATCACAACCATTCCTCCTCCCGTTGCCCTATCATTCGCTTTGCAACCTCCGAGGATATTCGTCAAATTGCCGATATACTCACCTATGGTTTCCATGACTTTGGTAAACTAATGGAGTGGCTTTATCCCCTGATGAAGATGGGTATTGCCGAGGATTTGCGCGATCGCATTTATGCCCATAATTCTGACTATTGCTGTATCGTAGCCGTTATCCCTGCCACCACCACAGAAGCAGAAAAAATAGTCGGCACCGTAGAAGTATCCCAAAGAAGACTATATGGTTGGACTCAAAAACAAAAATTTCCTTACATATCTAACCTTGCCGTAAAAAAAGAATTTCGTCGCCAAGGCATCGCCACCCAACTGCTCAAAAAATGCGAAGAAATTGCCCGAAATTGGGGCTATGATAATCTTTCTCTCCATGTATTAGCCGAAAACAAAACAGGGCAAACAGTCTATCTTCAAAATGGCTACACCATCAAACAAGAAGAAACCAACCTCTATAGTTTATTCATCAAAAACAAACGTCGCCTGTTATTAGAAAAATCCTTTAGTAATAACCCAGAGTAACTCCCATTCATCCCCCATGAATCAAAACGCCCAAAATAATATCTACACTGATTTAGATAAATTCGTTCAAGAAAAACCCCTTTTAATAGTCAATCCAAAAAAGAAAAATGGTCTAATTCTAATTAAAAAATATTATGCCGAATTTGCAGGCCCTGGGGCTATAGTGGGAGGATTTTTTGACCAAGATTTAGTAGATGTTATCCCTGTGGGTAAACTGTCTTTATTTGTACCCCAAAATAGCTCCGAAAAACAGAGGGCATACCTACTCAGGAGACAATGGGTAAAATTAATTCAACAAATTACCAGTAACCCCATTTCCCGTGAAAGGGCGCAAGTTATTCTTAATCAATTTGAACATTGGTTTGATTGTCAAACAGCCGAAAAATTACCCGACGAAGTATTTGCTCTGTTGGTGGGGGTATTACCTGATACCATAAAAAAAACTAGAGATTTAGTCAATCGTTTATAAATTAATTTTAATCTTAAGCCGTGATGAGTCAGTATAATATTGTCAAAACTCCCGTCAAAGTAGGCATTGTCGGCACAGGATACGCCGCCGCTAGAAGGGCAGAAGCCTTTAACGATTCACCCCATACGGAATTAGTGGCGGTAAGTGGTAACACCCCAGAAAAAACAGCTACCTTTGCCCAAACTCATCATCTAAAAACCCTATCTTCTTGGCAAGATTTGATAAGTGATAAAGAAATCGATTTAATTTGTGTTTCTAATGTAAATTATCTCCATGGGCAAATTATTCGTGAAGCCCTTTTGGCAGACAAACACGTTATTGTTGAATATCCCCTCACCATCGACAGTAAAGAAGCCCCAGAATTATTAAATTTAGCCAAGGCAAAAAGAAAACTACTTCATATCGAGCATATCGAACTTTTGGGGGGAGTGCATCAAGCTATTAAACAATATATTTCTAAGATAGGTAATCCTTTCCTTGCTAGTTACGAAACTATTTTGTCTAAACCCAAGGTAGGTAATCATTGGACTTACAATTACCATCATTATGGCTTTCCTCTGATTGCCGCCCTTTCTCGCATCAATCGCTTTACGGATTTGTTTGGGGAGGTGGAAACCGTCAGTTGTAATGCTCGTTTTTGGGATACTCCTGAGAGTGGTTATTTTTCATCCTGTTGGTGTCAGGCACAGTTGATGTTTAAAAATCAGATGGGGGTGAATATTACCTATGGTAAGGGGGATAAATTTGCCCGTAGTGGTAGGGTGTTAACTATCCATGGGGATGAAGGGGTTTTATTGTTTGAAGGGGAAAAGGGTAGGTTAATTCAGGGGGATAAGGTAATGGATTTGGAAGTGGGCAGTCGTCGGGGTTTGTTTACCCAAGATACAGAGGCAGTTTTAGAGCATTTATTAAATGATGCCCCTATTTATACCGCTAATCAGCATAGTGTTTATACTTTGAAGGTGGCTAATGCAGCCCTTGAGTCTTATAAGAGTAAGCAAACTCTGCGGATAGACAATTAACAATTATTATCTTTTGCCCATTGCCCATTGCCCATTGTTTATCTTGCCAAAGTTTGAGATAATCTTGGTTAAACTTTAGTAATCCATGGCTGGTAAATGAACGCAATTATTTCTCCCGATGTTAGTCTTGAACAGTTAAAATCTGCCACTCCTGTTAGGTTAGGGGTAATGGCTTCGGGTAGTGGTAGTAACTTCGAGGCGATCGCCCATGGTATTATTAATGGAGAATTAAATGCTAAAATTGAAGTCCTAATTTACAATAATCCTAATGCTACGGTGAGAGAAAAGGCTGAAAAACTAGGCATCAAGGCAGTTTTACTTAACCATCGAGATTTCCAAAGCCGTGAAGAATTAGATCAAGCCATCGTCGAAGTATTCAAAAACCATGGGGTAGAGTGGGTAGTGATGGCAGGATGGATGCGCATTATTACCAACGTATTATTAAATGCCTTCCCCCGAAAAGTGATTAATATTCACCCTAGTTTATTACCTAGTTTTAAAGGAATAAATGCCGTTGAACAAGCCTTGGAAGCAAAGGTTAAAATTACAGGATGTACTGTCCATTTAGTAGATTTGGCGGTGGATAGTGGCCCGGTTTTAATTCAGTCGGCGGTGCCTATCCAGGAAGGTGATACCCCCGAAACCCTACATAAACGGATTCAAATCCAAGAACATCTTATCATGGTAAGGGCGATCGCCCTTTTAGCCCATCTTGAAAATTAGTAAACTATTATGCAAGAAACAAGACTAAATATCTTACTCACAGGCATCGGCAACCAAATCATCGACTTTTTTAGTAACCCTTGGCGCCGACTATCCCTTAATGTAATTGCTTTCTTACTAGGTTTCTTTCTTGCTAACACCATCTCCTCCATTGCTGGGCAAGCAGCGAGATGGGATGTCACCTTTGCCTTTTTTTTCCTACTCTTCACCGAAGGCTCAAATATTATCATTTACAAAAATCGTAACCCCAACAAACCCCTTTGGCGTACCACCCTCAACGCCTTTAAAATCGGTTTTGCTTATTCTTTGTACCTCGAAGGACTCAAATTGGCATCTTAGTTGCCACAAGATTAGCTAAGATGAATTAACTAGCGATTCCCATTACCCCATACCTTCCCCCTAGGTGGCTATGACTCCTAAAGCCTCATCTTTGCAGCGAAAATCCCCCCGCTTTACCCTTCGTTGGGTTTTAATTGTTCCTTTTTTAGTACAAATCATTACCACGGTAGGTATAGTTGGTTATTTGTCATATCGCACAGGGCAAAAAACCATAGAAAATTTAGCTGATCAATTATTAACAGAAACGAGCGATCGCACCTTAGAATATTTAGATAACTATTTAGGAAAAGCAGAACAAGTAAACCAAATTAATGCTAATGCTTTTCGTACAGGAATCATCAACCTAGAAAATGATCAAGACAACCTACCCCAATACTTTTATGGCAAAATCCGAGAGTTTAATTTAGGTTATCTCAACTTTACTGACTTAGTAGGAAATTATGTTGGTGTCGGTTACGGCTATCATCAAAATACCAACGTAGAAGTGGCAATTATCAACAGTGATAATCCTAACCAAAAAATATACTACCACGTGGATCATCGAGGCAATCTTCTTGGCATTGCCGACATAGAAGAAAATCCCCCCCCATTAAAACCTTGGTATCAACAAGCCCCTCAATGGAGTCCTATTTATCCTTGGAATAGTGAAAACGCTTTTCCCCCCATTCTCGGCATTTCCCACTCAACCCCTGTTTATAATAGCGACAATACTTTAATCGGTATTTTATCCATAGACTTGCAACTAGAGCAAATTAACCAATTTTTACAACAGCTAAACCTTCAAGAAGGTAGCGTTACCTTTGTCATTGACAAAGAAGGACTAATGATTGGTAGTTGTAACCAAGACTTTTTAGGGAGTATTGTGGATAGTCGTAGCCAAAGAATATCCGCCCCTAACTGCGAATATCCACTGGTAAAAGAAGTAACACAAATCCTCACAGACAATTATCAAAACTTTGATAATATTACCAGAGAAACCACCATTAAATCCCCTAGCAGCAGTGGTAAACCCTATATAAAAGTTACTCCCTATCAAAATGACATAGGAATTGATTGGCTTGTCATTACCATATTACCTGAGTCGTTGTTTATGGATGAAATCAGGAATAATGTTGAAACTACCCTTCTTTTTACCGCCCTTAGCTTGGTGTTTTCTGCCTCCGTGGGTTGGTTAGTGGCAAAAAAAATAGGTAAACCCATTCAGCAGTTAAGTAAATCAACCGTAGAAATTGCTCAAGGCAACTGGCAAGGGGGCATCATTGATTATAAACCAAGCACCATCAAAGAGCTTGACATTCTATTCTTTTCCTTCAGTGAAATGGCCCAGCAATTACAAGCCTCTTTTATCGAAAAGGAAAAAGCTCTTAATGAATATCAAAAAATGTATGAGCAAGTCGTTCAAACTCAAACGGATTTTGTGTTACGCTCGGAGGTTGATACTACTATCATTTTTGCTAATCCAGCCCTATGTGAAGCCCTAGGATGTACCCTAGAAGATATACAAGGTAAGTCTTGGGGAGATTTTGCTGATCCAGAAGACTTAAAAGAAACCATTATTCAGATTGCTAATTTAACCCCCCATAATCCTACTTTTGTCACCGAAAAGCATAATTATCAGGAAAATGGTGGTTATGGTTGGACACAATGGATTAATCAAGGGATTTTTGATGATCAAGGAAATTTAATTGAGATACAATCTGTAGGTAGAGATATTACAGTTTTAAAACAAAAGGAATTAGAGTTACAGGCTTCCCAAAAAAGACTCGAATCAATTTTAAATAATGCCCCCCTAGAAATGTGTGTTAATGATTTGGATGGGCGTATGTTGATTGTTAATGATTCTTTTGCCCAAACTTTAGGTAAAACTCCTGATGAAGTTATCGGTAAAAACTACGAAGACATTTTTTCCGAGACTGAAACGAAGATGATTCGGAAACATGATCAAGTCTTGATTGAAACTGGGCAACCCATAATTTTTGAGCAAGAATTTCTCATTGATGGTAAGCTAAAAGCCTTCTTGGTTAGTAACTTTTTAATTCCCGATGACCAAGGACAATATAATCATATATGTTCTATGGCTTTTGATATAAGCGATCGCAAAGAAGCTGAAAAGGCTCTAAAAGAAAGCAACACCCGATTTCGCCGTCTTACCCAAAATGTCCCTGGCATAGTCTATCAATATATCATCGATAAGGACGGTAATGATCGCTTTACCTATATTAGCCCTAAATCACAAGAGATATATAACCTCAGCCCCGAAGAAATCATCCAAGATAGTAGTGTATTATGGCAAAAAGTTCACCCTGATGATGTAGCTTCCCTTATCAATGCCGTTGACACCTCTGCCACCAACCTAGAACCCTTTACATCAAGGCATCGTATAATTTTAGCAAATCATGTCATAAAATGGGTTGAAGCCACTGCTGCCCCCGAAAAACAGCCCAATGGTGACATAATTTGGGATGGGTTGATTAGAGATATAAGTGAGCAAAAAATAGGGCAACAGAAGTTACAAGAAAGTGAAAGAAGATTTCGCCGTTTGAGCGAAAATGTGCCAGGAGTAATTTATCAATATGTAGTTACTCCTGAAGGTAAGGAGAAGTTTATTTATGTTAGTCCAAAATGCAAAGAAGTTTGTGGTATTGAGCCCTCAAAACTTTTAAAATCTAGTCTGTTTCTTTGGGAAAAAGTGCTTCCTGATGATATTAT of Cyanobacterium sp. HL-69 contains these proteins:
- a CDS encoding GCN5-related N-acetyltransferase, translating into MTSSLSFFHHNHSSSRCPIIRFATSEDIRQIADILTYGFHDFGKLMEWLYPLMKMGIAEDLRDRIYAHNSDYCCIVAVIPATTTEAEKIVGTVEVSQRRLYGWTQKQKFPYISNLAVKKEFRRQGIATQLLKKCEEIARNWGYDNLSLHVLAENKTGQTVYLQNGYTIKQEETNLYSLFIKNKRRLLLEKSFSNNPE
- a CDS encoding Alpha/beta superfamily hydrolase; this encodes MEWQERNGNWVLTPSQPIGIIHFLGGAFVATAPHITYRWLLEKLASQGYLIIATPFINTLDHKSIALYVLNKFENLLQRLDNNTGLDLKYLPIYGMGHSMGCKLHLLISSLFEVERAGNILISFNNYPLQKAIPFMDQIIPSITDNIKTNWKIDPNVQFEFTPSPEETQTIVKDNYSTRRNLLVKFSNDNIDQTLTLQPILSQLFPNMVSTLTLQGNHLTPLGQDIDWEVGEVFTPFDAIGQWVKQNFSRDIYELEKEVSRWLNPAQYSLY
- the purN gene encoding phosphoribosylglycinamide formyltransferase 1 PurN, whose protein sequence is MNAIISPDVSLEQLKSATPVRLGVMASGSGSNFEAIAHGIINGELNAKIEVLIYNNPNATVREKAEKLGIKAVLLNHRDFQSREELDQAIVEVFKNHGVEWVVMAGWMRIITNVLLNAFPRKVINIHPSLLPSFKGINAVEQALEAKVKITGCTVHLVDLAVDSGPVLIQSAVPIQEGDTPETLHKRIQIQEHLIMVRAIALLAHLEN
- the ndhA gene encoding NAD(P)H-quinone oxidoreductase subunit 1 NdhA, with protein sequence MNSGIDLQGSFITSLIDLGLSPELAKTLWIPLPLVLMIIGATVGVLVTVWLERKISAAAQQRIGPEYAGPLGVLQPVADGIKLVFKEDITPAKADPLLFTLGPAVVVIPVFLSYLIVPFGQNLVITDLNVGIFIWISLSSIAPIGLLMAGYSSNNKYSLLGGLRAAAQSISYEIPLALAVLAVVMMSNSLSTIDIVEQQSGYGILGWNIWRQPVGFLIFWVAALAECERLPFDLPEAEEELVAGYQTEYTGMKFALFYVGSYVNLVLSALIVAVLYLGGWDFPIPIQNLASWLGVSETTPWLQVLTAALGISMTVLKAYFLVFIAVLLRWTVPRVRIDQLLDLGWKFLLPVALVNLLLTAALKLTFPIAFGG
- the bvdR gene encoding biliverdin reductase BvdR; this translates as MSQYNIVKTPVKVGIVGTGYAAARRAEAFNDSPHTELVAVSGNTPEKTATFAQTHHLKTLSSWQDLISDKEIDLICVSNVNYLHGQIIREALLADKHVIVEYPLTIDSKEAPELLNLAKAKRKLLHIEHIELLGGVHQAIKQYISKIGNPFLASYETILSKPKVGNHWTYNYHHYGFPLIAALSRINRFTDLFGEVETVSCNARFWDTPESGYFSSCWCQAQLMFKNQMGVNITYGKGDKFARSGRVLTIHGDEGVLLFEGEKGRLIQGDKVMDLEVGSRRGLFTQDTEAVLEHLLNDAPIYTANQHSVYTLKVANAALESYKSKQTLRIDN
- a CDS encoding Glycosyl transferase, family 2 — its product is MFSIFILTYNEEIDIADCIKSASECDDIIVVDSFSNDKTMEIASQFPVKIFQHAFESHGKQRNWMLENIETKYNWVYLLEADERFTPELFNECLEAVKSSEYVGYYVAEKMMFLGSWIKYSSQYPRHQMRLFKKGKVSFIDFGHAEREVCEGEAGYLKNIYPHYTCSKGLSRWLEKHNRYSTDEAIESIKQRGVNKIRWKDLFFGETEVIRRRALKDLSFRIPFRPFFRWFYMYFILRGFLDGKAGFAWCVLQSFYEYFIILKVEELKQKD
- a CDS encoding two-component sensor / regulator, giving the protein MTPKASSLQRKSPRFTLRWVLIVPFLVQIITTVGIVGYLSYRTGQKTIENLADQLLTETSDRTLEYLDNYLGKAEQVNQINANAFRTGIINLENDQDNLPQYFYGKIREFNLGYLNFTDLVGNYVGVGYGYHQNTNVEVAIINSDNPNQKIYYHVDHRGNLLGIADIEENPPPLKPWYQQAPQWSPIYPWNSENAFPPILGISHSTPVYNSDNTLIGILSIDLQLEQINQFLQQLNLQEGSVTFVIDKEGLMIGSCNQDFLGSIVDSRSQRISAPNCEYPLVKEVTQILTDNYQNFDNITRETTIKSPSSSGKPYIKVTPYQNDIGIDWLVITILPESLFMDEIRNNVETTLLFTALSLVFSASVGWLVAKKIGKPIQQLSKSTVEIAQGNWQGGIIDYKPSTIKELDILFFSFSEMAQQLQASFIEKEKALNEYQKMYEQVVQTQTDFVLRSEVDTTIIFANPALCEALGCTLEDIQGKSWGDFADPEDLKETIIQIANLTPHNPTFVTEKHNYQENGGYGWTQWINQGIFDDQGNLIEIQSVGRDITVLKQKELELQASQKRLESILNNAPLEMCVNDLDGRMLIVNDSFAQTLGKTPDEVIGKNYEDIFSETETKMIRKHDQVLIETGQPIIFEQEFLIDGKLKAFLVSNFLIPDDQGQYNHICSMAFDISDRKEAEKALKESNTRFRRLTQNVPGIVYQYIIDKDGNDRFTYISPKSQEIYNLSPEEIIQDSSVLWQKVHPDDVASLINAVDTSATNLEPFTSRHRIILANHVIKWVEATAAPEKQPNGDIIWDGLIRDISEQKIGQQKLQESERRFRRLSENVPGVIYQYVVTPEGKEKFIYVSPKCKEVCGIEPSKLLKSSLFLWEKVLPDDIITIRKKIAKSLSSLSAFYAEFRLKKGDNNQEWSWFEACSVPEKQVNGDILWEGFLTDITTRKKAEIAITNAKEKAEKATQVKSEFLANMSHEIRTPMNGVIGMIKLLEDTPLSEQQLDFVQTIRDSGETLLTIINDILDFSKIESGNFNLEKHIVNLPNIIESVVKLFKQQVREKRIDLIYHLHQDLPTFIYGDSSRLRQILLNLVGNAVKFTEKGQVFLSIISQKITDNHQEILITIKDTGIGIKGDRIYHLFQPFTQADNSISRRYGGTGLGLTISKSLVELMGGTIWAESSGKIGGNPPLQWQPQNQTCEFHGTTFYFTIFAEIPTIPLMPSQLENENNNNPQDLQLSTHLKILLAEDNLVNQKVALLTLKKMGYQADTAKNGVEVLEKIEHNFYDVILMDVQMPEMDGLTATRMIRSRPNLPQPHIIALTANALDGDSQICLNAGMNDYISKPLRIEALQKALTKVIENE